In the Quercus lobata isolate SW786 chromosome 5, ValleyOak3.0 Primary Assembly, whole genome shotgun sequence genome, one interval contains:
- the LOC115989699 gene encoding GDSL esterase/lipase At1g28580-like isoform X1 produces MAHHCSSVFSMKLQLIKVFLSLATIKGVFGNCYSSIFSFGDSLTDTGNIYFTDPTQHCLFPPYGESYFTHPTGRCCNGRLVLDFTAQTLGLPLIKPYLGVENGSTIQEGVNFAVVGATALDASFFFERGIDNVSTNDSLRVQLDWFKKILPSLCNTSSECNEIFGSSLFLMGEIGGNDYNYPFFLYRSIEEIQTFVPLVIKAIASAINELIELGAVTLMVPGNLPIGCSAAYLTYYETADTDQYDPETGCLNWLNKFSEYHNDQLQKELSRIQALHPHTNIIYADFYNSSMRFYRNPSQYGFTGGALTACCGGGGPYNFNTSAECGDPSVSACDDPSKYVSWDGIHLTEAAYRWITNGLLEGPYTIPQISISCVSQDA; encoded by the exons ATGGCTCATCATTGTTCCTCTGTTTTCTCAATGAAACTACAATTAATCAAAGTCTTCCTCTCATTAGCCACCATTAAAGGCGTGTTTGGAAATTGCTACTCATCAATCTTTAGCTTCGGAGACTCACTTACTGACACTGGAAACATCTACTTCACCGATCCAACTCAACACTGTCTCTTTCCTCCATACGGGGAGAGCTATTTTACTCACCCCACAGGTCGTTGTTGCAATGGCCGTCTTGTATTAGACTTCACAG CTCAAACTCTAGGACTGCCATTGATAAAACCATATCTTGGCGTTGAGAATGGGAGTACTATTCAAGAAGGAGTCAATTTTGCTGTTGTGGGAGCAACAGCATTGGATGCATCTTTTTTCTTCGAAAGGGGAATTGATAATGTGTCTACAAACGACTCTTTAAGAGTTCAATTGGATTGGTTCAAGAAAATTCTTCCATCTCTATGCAACACATCGTCAG AATGCAATGAAATCTTTGGAAGTTCTCTATTTCTTATGGGAGAGATTGGAGGCAACGACTACAATTATCCATTTTTCCTGTATAGGAGCATAGAAGAGATTCAGACTTTTGTGCCACTGGTGATTAAAGCAATCGCTTCAGCCATTAAT GAGTTGATTGAGCTAGGGGCAGTGACTCTCATGGTTCCAGGGAACCTACCAATTGGATGCTCTGCAGCCTACCTAACATATTATGAGACTGCAGATACGGACCAATATGACCCCGAAACTGGCTGTCTAAACTGGTTAAACAAGTTTTCTGAGTACCACAATGATCAACTACAAAAAGAACTAAGTAGGATCCAAGCACTACATCCACATACCAATATCATCTATGCGGATTTTTACAATTCTTCAATGCGTTTTTATCGTAATCCAAGCCAATATG GTTTTACTGGAGGAGCACTCACAGCATGTTGTGGAGGGGGAGGCCCATACAATTTCAACACATCAGCGGAATGTGGTGATCCTTCGGTGAGTGCTTGTGATGACCCTTCAAAGTATGTTAGTTGGGATGGTATACACTTAACAGAAGCAGCATATCGATGGATTACCAATGGTTTACTAGAAGGGCCATACACCATTCCTCAAATTAGTATCTCCTGTGTTTCacaagatgcataa
- the LOC115989699 gene encoding GDSL esterase/lipase At1g31550-like isoform X2 — MDGECNEIFGSSLFLMGEIGGNDYNYPFFLYRSIEEIQTFVPLVIKAIASAINELIELGAVTLMVPGNLPIGCSAAYLTYYETADTDQYDPETGCLNWLNKFSEYHNDQLQKELSRIQALHPHTNIIYADFYNSSMRFYRNPSQYGFTGGALTACCGGGGPYNFNTSAECGDPSVSACDDPSKYVSWDGIHLTEAAYRWITNGLLEGPYTIPQISISCVSQDA, encoded by the exons atGGATGGAG AATGCAATGAAATCTTTGGAAGTTCTCTATTTCTTATGGGAGAGATTGGAGGCAACGACTACAATTATCCATTTTTCCTGTATAGGAGCATAGAAGAGATTCAGACTTTTGTGCCACTGGTGATTAAAGCAATCGCTTCAGCCATTAAT GAGTTGATTGAGCTAGGGGCAGTGACTCTCATGGTTCCAGGGAACCTACCAATTGGATGCTCTGCAGCCTACCTAACATATTATGAGACTGCAGATACGGACCAATATGACCCCGAAACTGGCTGTCTAAACTGGTTAAACAAGTTTTCTGAGTACCACAATGATCAACTACAAAAAGAACTAAGTAGGATCCAAGCACTACATCCACATACCAATATCATCTATGCGGATTTTTACAATTCTTCAATGCGTTTTTATCGTAATCCAAGCCAATATG GTTTTACTGGAGGAGCACTCACAGCATGTTGTGGAGGGGGAGGCCCATACAATTTCAACACATCAGCGGAATGTGGTGATCCTTCGGTGAGTGCTTGTGATGACCCTTCAAAGTATGTTAGTTGGGATGGTATACACTTAACAGAAGCAGCATATCGATGGATTACCAATGGTTTACTAGAAGGGCCATACACCATTCCTCAAATTAGTATCTCCTGTGTTTCacaagatgcataa
- the LOC115989701 gene encoding GDSL esterase/lipase At1g31550-like, with protein MALLTLKLPFIIKLFLFLATIKGVVGYCYTSIFGFGDSLADTGNLCLNHSCLSPPYGETYFHHPTGRCSNGRLIIDFTAESLGLPLVQPYLGIKNGSGISIQEGINFAVAGATALDASFFVERGIDVSTDISLGVQLDWFKEILPSLCNTSSKCNEIFGSSLFLMGEIGGNDYNYPFFLHRSIEEIQTFVPLVIKAIASAINELIELGAVTLMVPGNLPIGCSAAYLTSYETADTDQYDPETGCLNWLNKFSEYHNDQLQKELSRIQALHPHTNIIYADFYNSSMRFYRNPSQYGFTGGALTACCGGGGPYNCNTSAECGDPSASACDDPSKYVSWDGVHLTEAAYRWITTGLLDGPYTIPQISISCVSQDA; from the exons ATGGCTCTTTTGACACTTAAACTACCATTTATTATCAAACTCTTCCTATTCTTAGCCACCATTAAGGGCGTGGTGGGATATTGTTATACATCTATCTTTGGCTTCGGCGACTCGCTCGCTGATACCGGAAACTTGTGCTTGAATCACAGCTGTCTCTCGCCTCCCTATGGGGAGACCTACTTCCACCACCCCACAGGACGTTGCTCCAATGGCCGTCTAATTATAGACTTCACTG CGGAGTCTCTTGGACTGCCATTGGTACAACCATATCTTGGGATTAAGAATGGAAGTGGAATAAGTATTCAAGAAGGAATAAATTTTGCGGTTGCAGGAGCAACAGCATTGGATGCATCTTTTTTTGTAGAAAGAGGAATTGATGTAAGCACAGACATCTCTCTAGGAGTTCAATTGGATTGGTTCAAGGAAATTCTTCCATCACTTTGCAACACATCTTCAA AATGCAATGAAATCTTTGGAAGTTCTCTATTTCTTATGGGAGAGATTGGAGGCAACGACTACAATTATCCATTTTTCCTGCATAGGAGCATAGAAGAAATTCAGACTTTTGTGCCACTAGTGATTAAAGCAATCGCTTCAGCCATTAAT GAGTTGATTGAGCTAGGGGCAGTAACTCTCATGGTTCCAGGGAACCTACCAATTGGATGCTCTGCAGCCTACCTAACATCTTATGAGACTGCAGATACGGACCAATATGACCCCGAAACTGGCTGTCTAAACTGGTTAAACAAGTTTTCTGAGTACCACAATGATCAACTACAAAAAGAACTAAGTAGGATCCAAGCACTACATCCACATACCAATATCATCTATGCGGATTTTTACAATTCTTCAATGCGTTTTTATCGTAATCCAAGCCAATATG GTTTTACTGGAGGAGCACTCACAGCATGTTGTGGAGGGGGAGGCCCATACAATTGCAACACATCAGCGGAATGTGGTGATCCTTCGGCGAGTGCTTGTGATGACCCTTCAAAGTATGTTAGTTGGGATGGTGTACACTTAACAGAAGCAGCATATCGATGGATTACCACTGGCTTACTAGATGGGCCATATACCATTCCTCAAATTAGTATCTCCTGTGTTTCacaagatgcataa
- the LOC115992757 gene encoding GDSL esterase/lipase At1g28580-like → MDLSSSLLSLKLPFIKLLLSLLIVSIRGVAGSCYTSIYSFGDSYVDSGNMQYLDADVFGCYVPPFGESYFHLPTGRCSNGRLIVDLTAELFGMPLPQPYLKTWNESVANVQEGINFAVSGATVLDASFFEDIGSVVLTNVTLKYQLNWFKDFLASLCNTSSKCNEIIGSSIFLVGEMGGDDYNYMLFSGISLEDMPAYVTLVVKAMGTAINELIDLGAVTLLVPGILPIGCTPSYLTKYATEDTEEYDPETGCLTKYNKLAEYHNEQLQKELQSIQALNPQTNIIYADYYNASMGFFRSPAQYGFTREGTLKSCCGGGGPYNYNASLGCGQPSTILCDDPSQYVSWDGVHLTEAAYAWITVGLLEGPYTTPRLSTLCISENATKIQMTTRVNKSFSEH, encoded by the exons ATGgatctttcttcctctcttttgtCACTGAAACTACCATTTATCAAACTATTGCTCTCACTGTTAATAGTCAGCATTAGAGGCGTGGCTGGAAGTTGCTACACATCTATCTATAGCTTCGGAGACTCATATGTCGATAGCGGAAATATGCAGTACCTGGATGCTGATGTTTTCGGCTGTTATGTGCCTCCCTTCGGGGAGAGCTACTTCCACCTCCCAACAGGCCGTTGCTCTAATGGTCGTCTAATAGTAGACCTCACTG CTGAGTTATTTggaatgccattgccacaaccATATCTTAAGACTTGGAATGAAAGTGTTGCAAATGTTCAAGAGGGTATAAATTTTGCAGTTTCGGGAGCAACAGTATTGGATGCATCTTTTTTCGAGGACATAGGATCGGTTGTACTTACAAACGTCACtctaaaatatcaattaaattggTTCAAGGACTTTCTGGCCTCTCTTTGCAACACATCTTCAA AATGCAATGAAATCATTGGAAGCTCTATATTTCTTGTCGGAGAGATGGGAGGCGATGACTATAATTATATGCTCTTTTCTGGAATAAGCCTAGAAGATATGCCAGCATACGTGACACTGGTGGTAAAAGCAATGGGTACAGCCATTAAC GAGTTGATTGACTTAGGGGCAGTGACTCTTTTAGTTCCTGGAATCTTGCCAATTGGTTGCACTCCATCCTACCTAACAAAATATGCAACTGAAGATACTGAAGAATATGACCCTGAAACTGGCTGTCTTACAAAGTATAACAAGCTTGCTGAGTACCATAATGAACAACTGCAGAAAGAACTACAAAGTATTCAAGCACTAAATCCTCAAACCAATATCATATATGCAGATTATTACAATGCTTCAATGGGTTTCTTTCGTTCTCCAGCCCAATATG GGTTTACTCGTGAAGGAACACTCAAATCATGCTGTGGAGGCGGAGGCCCATACAATTATAACGCATCACTGGGATGCGGCCAGCCATCAACAATTCTTTGTGATGATCCTTCACAGTATGTTAGTTGGGATGGCGTTCACTTAACAGAAGCAGCATATGCATGGATTACCGTTGGTTTACTAGAAGGGCCATACACCACTCCTCGACTTAGTACCTTGTGCATTTCAGAAAATGccacaaaaattcaaatgacCACACGTGTAAATAAATCATTTTCGGAGCACTAG